A region of Planococcus sp. MSAK28401 DNA encodes the following proteins:
- a CDS encoding CPBP family intramembrane glutamic endopeptidase: MTSTDKTASSQKAKGYKRKNMRTPLLVLLVFVAVQLMPILFIGPTLGYFRDQGLDDATARASTSGWLIFLTMGVGFLVTMVLILRDRNFFNIWKGKKSSLPAAIGWGVLGFLLLIIGQSIAAMIEMAIGIDPGSANTQTLVRIAEVVPYAIIAVVLFGPILEELVFRRVVFGSLNQTMNFWIATAISALVFALVHLEFTHLLLYFTTGLILAALYQRTKRIITPIIAHILLNGYVMLIQLNMDKIETFIKQMENLQ; the protein is encoded by the coding sequence ATGACCTCAACCGATAAAACCGCCTCTTCGCAGAAAGCGAAAGGGTATAAGCGCAAAAACATGCGCACGCCGCTCCTGGTCCTGCTCGTCTTCGTAGCCGTCCAGCTCATGCCGATCCTCTTTATCGGCCCGACGCTTGGCTATTTCCGCGATCAAGGACTTGACGACGCCACCGCCCGCGCTTCGACGTCGGGCTGGCTGATCTTCCTGACGATGGGCGTTGGCTTTTTAGTTACGATGGTTCTCATCTTGCGCGACCGCAACTTCTTCAATATTTGGAAAGGCAAAAAATCGAGCCTTCCCGCTGCTATCGGCTGGGGCGTCCTCGGCTTTCTGCTATTGATCATCGGGCAATCGATCGCCGCCATGATTGAAATGGCAATCGGCATCGACCCCGGATCCGCCAATACACAGACGCTCGTCCGAATCGCTGAAGTCGTGCCTTACGCGATCATCGCGGTCGTCCTGTTCGGCCCGATACTCGAAGAACTCGTCTTCCGCCGGGTTGTCTTCGGCTCCTTGAACCAAACGATGAACTTCTGGATCGCCACAGCCATCTCGGCGCTGGTCTTCGCACTCGTCCATCTCGAGTTCACGCATCTTCTGCTCTACTTCACGACCGGACTGATCCTGGCAGCCCTCTATCAGCGGACCAAGCGCATCATCACACCGATCATCGCGCACATCCTGCTGAACGGCTACGTCATGCTCATCCAGCTCAATATGGACAAGATCGAAACTTTCATCAAACAAATGGAAAACCTGCAATAA
- the groES gene encoding co-chaperone GroES, which translates to MLRPLGDRVIIELVEKEEKTSSGIVLPGSAQEKPQEGKVIAVGNGLIRENGQRTELDVTEGDRVVFSKYAGTELKYEGKEYLILRENDILAIVG; encoded by the coding sequence TTGTTAAGACCATTAGGAGATCGTGTCATCATTGAGCTCGTCGAAAAGGAAGAAAAGACATCTAGCGGAATCGTCTTGCCAGGATCTGCGCAGGAAAAACCGCAGGAAGGCAAAGTGATTGCGGTAGGGAATGGACTTATCCGTGAAAATGGACAGCGTACAGAGCTGGACGTAACTGAAGGAGACCGCGTCGTCTTTTCGAAATATGCGGGCACAGAATTGAAATACGAAGGCAAAGAATACTTAATTTTACGTGAAAACGACATCCTTGCGATTGTCGGCTAA